A single genomic interval of Sebastes umbrosus isolate fSebUmb1 chromosome 11, fSebUmb1.pri, whole genome shotgun sequence harbors:
- the zgc:92912 gene encoding synaptobrevin: MSAPDAAPGGAPGAPGAPGPDGAPGGGPPNTSSNRRLQQTQAQVEEVVDIMRVNVDKVLERDQKLSELDDRADALQAGASQFESCAAKLKNKYWWKNCKMMIMMGIIGVIVVGIIFLYFFY; encoded by the exons AT GTCAGCCCCAGATGCCGCCCCAGGAGGAGCCCCCGGTGCTCCAGGAGCCCCTGGTCCAGATGGAGCCCCAGGCGGTGGACCACCCAACACCTCCAGCAACCGAAGGCTACAGCAGACACAGGCCCAAGTCGAGGAG GTGGTGGATATCATGCGGGTGAATGTAGACAAGGTTTTGGAAAGGGACCAGAAGCTTTCAGAGCTGGATGACAGAGCGGACGCTCTCCAAGCCGGAGCCTCCCAGTTTGAAAGCTGCGCAGCTAAGCTAAAGAACAAGTACTGGTGGAAGAACTGCAAG ATGATGATCATGATGGGTATCATCGGAGTCATTGTGGTTGGAATAATATTCT TGTACTTCTTCTACTGA